In Alphaproteobacteria bacterium, one DNA window encodes the following:
- a CDS encoding amidohydrolase family protein: MNFDLVLRDVRLAESKADQPTTDIGVTDGRIAAIARGLGGRAGEVVEGGGRLVCSGFVDTHIHLDKSCILARCECSGGRHPHRAMERVSAVKHSFTVEDVIERASGTIEKCIGHGTTRMRTHVEVDPKVGLRGFDGVKTLIDRYKWAIDLEICVMPQEGLTNNPGTDELMLAALQNGATIVGAAPNYDTDRAAQIRRVFEMAREFDVDIDMHLDSGASAEELDTLLVCDLTEKHRWGGRVAVGHVGKLSTMPQKDLDRVARRMADTGVAATVLTATDLYLGGRHTDHNVPRNVVDLNRLTELGVTCSVGSNSILNPFTPFGDGQLLRQINMQAIVTARGNDDEVKALWDMTTSAAARLMRQDDYGIAVGNPADLVMLDASDAVTALRTVAPVLAAFKRGRRTVTREPVRLHRP, translated from the coding sequence ATGAATTTCGATCTTGTGCTGCGCGACGTGCGGCTGGCCGAGAGCAAGGCCGACCAGCCGACCACCGACATCGGCGTCACGGACGGCCGCATCGCGGCGATCGCGCGCGGGCTCGGCGGCCGCGCCGGGGAAGTGGTCGAGGGCGGCGGCAGGCTGGTCTGCTCGGGCTTTGTCGACACCCACATCCATCTCGACAAGTCGTGCATTCTCGCGCGTTGCGAATGCTCGGGCGGGCGCCATCCGCATCGCGCGATGGAGCGCGTGTCGGCGGTCAAGCACAGCTTCACCGTCGAGGATGTGATCGAGCGCGCCTCGGGCACCATCGAGAAGTGCATCGGCCACGGCACCACGCGCATGCGAACCCATGTCGAGGTCGATCCCAAGGTCGGCCTGCGCGGCTTCGACGGCGTGAAGACGCTGATCGACCGGTACAAGTGGGCGATCGACCTCGAGATCTGCGTCATGCCCCAGGAAGGCCTGACCAACAATCCCGGCACCGACGAGCTGATGCTCGCCGCGCTGCAGAACGGCGCCACAATCGTCGGCGCGGCACCGAACTACGACACCGATCGCGCGGCGCAGATCCGTCGCGTCTTCGAGATGGCGCGCGAATTCGACGTCGACATCGACATGCATCTCGACAGCGGCGCCTCGGCCGAGGAACTCGACACCCTGCTGGTCTGCGATCTCACCGAGAAGCACCGATGGGGCGGCCGTGTCGCCGTCGGCCATGTCGGCAAGCTCTCGACCATGCCGCAGAAGGATCTCGACAGGGTCGCCAGGCGCATGGCCGATACCGGCGTGGCCGCCACCGTGCTGACGGCGACCGATCTCTATCTCGGCGGCCGCCATACCGACCACAACGTGCCGCGCAACGTGGTCGACCTCAATCGTCTCACCGAGCTCGGTGTCACCTGCTCGGTGGGCTCCAACAGCATCCTCAACCCGTTCACGCCCTTCGGCGATGGCCAGCTGCTGCGCCAGATCAACATGCAGGCGATCGTCACCGCGCGCGGCAACGACGACGAGGTCAAGGCGCTGTGGGACATGACCACCTCGGCCGCGGCGCGGCTCATGCGCCAGGACGACTATGGCATCGCCGTCGGCAATCCGGCCGATCTCGTGATGCTCGACGCGAGCGATGCCGTCACGGCGCTGCGCACCGTCGCGCCCGTGCTGGCCGCCTTCAAGCGCGGCCGCCGCACCGTGACGCGCGAACCCGTGCGATTGCACAGGCCGTAG
- the putA gene encoding trifunctional transcriptional regulator/proline dehydrogenase/L-glutamate gamma-semialdehyde dehydrogenase — MGTVSATAFADFRADRAPGGELRQRIRAAYRTAEPRCVPPLIERAALPPETMEGARAVARRLIEALRADEPAGGVESLMQEYALSTDEGIALMCLAEALLRIPDADTRDALIRDKIGGGDWRSHVGQSPSLFVNAATWGLVVTGRLTKTANERTFATALVGLIARGGEPLIRKAVDLSMRMLGEQFVAGETIGEALERAIRMEERGFRFSYDMLGEAAVTAAEAERYHGAYEAAIHAIGAASQGRGIHEGPGISIKLSALHPRYARAQRHRVLGELLPRLRALALLARRYDIGLNIDAEEADRLDLSLEMLEALCFEPGLARWDGIGFVVQAYQKRAPFVIDYLIDLARRSRHRLMLRLVKGAYWDSEIKRAQLDGLPGYPVYTRKVHTDVAYIACARTMLGAADAVFPQFATHNALTLATIHAMAGHSYYQGQYEFQCLHGMGEPLYEEVVPRAKLNRPCRIYAPVGTHESLLAYLVRRLLENGANSSFVNQLANPKIPVEALLVDPVAAARALEPPGRPHDRIVEPAALFMPARRNSIGLDLSDESVLEDLARHLPAEDSSLRGRGVGESQAVLNPSDRRDCVGFVAQAYPSAATTAVARATDGLAVWSTLPPSARAERLERAADLMEARMPSLLDVIVREAGKTLANAVGEVREAVDFLRYYAVEVRERFANGTHRPLGVVVCISPWNFPLAIFTGQVAAALAAGNAVIAKPAEETPLTAIAAVRILHEAGVPDAVLQLMPGEGDVGAALVAEPGVRGVVFTGSTQVARLIQREIARRANPDGAPVPLIAETGGQNALIVDSSALPEQVVQDVVQSAFDSAGQRCSALRVLCLQDDIAERVLAMLRGALREISVGPSDRLSSDVGPVITEAAKAGIVRHIGAMRAAGHAVEQAVLSDACAHGIFVAPTLIEIGSISALKDEVFGPVLHVLRYRRRDLDRLIGEINATGYGLTFGVHSRIDETIEHAVEGIEAGNIYVNRNLIGAVVGVQPFGGHGLSGTGPKAGGPLYLYRLLSGHPGTPIQGTAPAAALRWAEFLRKEGVAAAELCEAFARTSPLGHSSVLRGPVGERNTYSIAARGRVLCAAGSKEGLAAQIGAALSTGNVAIVWRSTFAAFSRLPADLRQCVDVVPDDTLPDCDAALIEVMDDAGRGLARRIAAREGRIIPLYLGNAAGCAIEQLVRERSVSVNTAAAGGNASLVSL, encoded by the coding sequence ATTGGCACGGTGAGCGCCACCGCCTTCGCCGACTTCCGCGCCGACAGGGCGCCCGGCGGCGAACTGCGCCAGCGGATCAGGGCCGCCTATCGCACGGCCGAGCCGCGATGCGTGCCGCCGCTCATCGAGCGCGCGGCGCTTCCTCCCGAGACGATGGAGGGTGCGCGGGCGGTGGCGCGGCGGCTGATCGAGGCGCTGCGCGCCGACGAGCCGGCCGGCGGCGTCGAAAGCCTGATGCAGGAGTATGCGCTGTCGACGGACGAAGGCATCGCGCTGATGTGCCTGGCGGAGGCGTTGCTGCGCATTCCCGATGCCGACACCCGCGACGCGCTGATCCGCGACAAGATCGGCGGCGGCGACTGGCGCTCGCATGTTGGCCAGAGTCCCTCGCTTTTCGTCAACGCCGCCACCTGGGGGCTCGTAGTGACCGGGCGGCTGACCAAGACGGCCAACGAGCGCACCTTCGCGACCGCCCTGGTCGGTCTCATCGCGAGGGGCGGCGAGCCGCTGATCCGCAAGGCGGTCGATCTGTCCATGCGCATGCTGGGCGAGCAGTTTGTCGCCGGCGAGACCATCGGCGAGGCGCTCGAGCGGGCCATCAGGATGGAGGAGCGCGGCTTCCGCTTCTCCTACGACATGCTGGGCGAGGCGGCGGTCACCGCCGCCGAGGCGGAGCGCTACCATGGTGCCTACGAGGCGGCCATCCACGCGATCGGCGCGGCGTCGCAAGGCCGCGGCATCCACGAAGGCCCGGGCATTTCGATCAAGCTGTCGGCCCTGCATCCGCGCTACGCGCGCGCGCAGCGCCATCGTGTCCTTGGCGAGCTCCTGCCGCGCCTGCGGGCGCTGGCGCTGCTGGCGCGGCGCTACGACATCGGGCTCAACATCGACGCCGAGGAGGCCGACCGCCTGGATCTGTCGCTGGAGATGCTCGAGGCGCTGTGCTTCGAGCCCGGCCTGGCGCGCTGGGACGGCATCGGCTTCGTCGTCCAGGCCTACCAGAAGCGCGCGCCGTTCGTGATCGACTACCTCATCGACCTGGCGCGGCGGTCGCGCCATCGGCTGATGCTCCGCCTGGTCAAGGGCGCCTACTGGGACAGCGAGATCAAGCGCGCGCAGCTCGATGGTCTTCCCGGCTACCCGGTCTATACCCGCAAGGTCCACACCGATGTCGCCTATATCGCCTGCGCCCGGACCATGCTGGGCGCGGCCGATGCGGTCTTTCCCCAGTTCGCGACCCACAACGCGCTCACCCTGGCGACCATCCACGCCATGGCGGGCCACAGCTACTACCAGGGGCAATACGAGTTCCAGTGCCTCCACGGCATGGGCGAGCCGCTCTACGAGGAGGTCGTGCCGCGCGCCAAGCTCAACCGGCCCTGCCGCATCTACGCGCCGGTGGGCACGCATGAGAGCCTGCTGGCCTACCTCGTGCGCCGCCTGCTCGAGAACGGCGCCAACTCCTCCTTCGTCAACCAGCTGGCCAATCCGAAAATCCCGGTCGAGGCGTTGCTGGTCGACCCGGTCGCCGCGGCACGGGCGCTCGAGCCGCCGGGCCGTCCGCACGACAGGATCGTCGAGCCGGCGGCGCTGTTCATGCCGGCGCGGCGCAATTCGATCGGCCTCGACCTCTCCGACGAGTCCGTGCTGGAGGACCTGGCCCGCCATCTCCCGGCCGAGGACTCCTCGCTCCGCGGACGGGGAGTTGGAGAAAGTCAGGCCGTGCTCAATCCGTCTGATCGGCGCGATTGCGTCGGCTTTGTCGCACAGGCCTACCCGTCCGCCGCCACCACTGCCGTGGCGCGCGCGACCGACGGCCTCGCCGTCTGGTCCACGCTGCCGCCCTCGGCACGCGCCGAACGACTCGAACGGGCCGCCGATCTCATGGAAGCGCGCATGCCGTCGCTGCTCGACGTCATCGTCCGCGAAGCCGGCAAGACGCTGGCCAACGCCGTGGGCGAGGTTCGCGAGGCCGTGGATTTCCTGCGCTACTACGCCGTCGAGGTGCGCGAGCGCTTCGCCAACGGCACGCACAGGCCGCTGGGCGTCGTCGTCTGCATCAGCCCGTGGAACTTTCCGCTGGCGATCTTTACCGGCCAGGTCGCCGCGGCCCTGGCCGCCGGCAACGCGGTGATCGCCAAGCCGGCCGAGGAGACGCCGCTCACGGCGATCGCCGCGGTGCGCATCCTGCACGAGGCGGGCGTACCCGACGCGGTGCTTCAGCTGATGCCGGGCGAGGGCGATGTCGGCGCGGCGCTGGTGGCGGAACCCGGCGTTCGCGGCGTGGTGTTTACCGGCTCGACGCAGGTCGCGCGGCTGATCCAGCGCGAGATCGCCCGGCGCGCGAACCCCGATGGCGCGCCCGTCCCGCTGATCGCCGAGACCGGCGGGCAGAACGCGCTGATCGTCGACTCATCGGCCTTGCCCGAGCAGGTCGTCCAGGACGTCGTCCAGTCGGCCTTCGACTCGGCCGGCCAGCGCTGCTCGGCGCTGCGCGTGCTGTGCCTGCAGGACGATATCGCCGAGCGCGTGCTGGCGATGCTCAGGGGGGCGCTGCGCGAGATCTCCGTCGGCCCGTCGGACCGGCTGTCGAGCGATGTCGGGCCGGTGATCACCGAGGCGGCGAAGGCGGGGATCGTCAGGCATATCGGGGCGATGCGCGCGGCGGGTCATGCCGTCGAACAGGCGGTGCTGTCGGATGCCTGCGCGCACGGCATCTTCGTCGCGCCGACGCTGATCGAGATCGGCTCGATCTCGGCGTTGAAGGACGAGGTCTTCGGGCCGGTGCTGCACGTGCTGCGCTATCGCCGCCGCGACCTCGACAGGCTGATCGGCGAGATCAACGCGACCGGCTACGGCCTGACCTTCGGCGTGCACAGCCGCATCGACGAGACGATCGAGCACGCGGTGGAGGGCATCGAAGCCGGCAACATCTACGTGAACCGCAACCTGATCGGCGCCGTCGTCGGCGTGCAGCCGTTCGGCGGCCACGGCCTGTCCGGCACCGGACCGAAGGCGGGTGGGCCGCTCTATCTCTACCGGTTGCTGTCGGGGCATCCCGGCACGCCGATACAGGGAACGGCGCCGGCGGCCGCGCTGCGCTGGGCCGAGTTCCTGCGCAAAGAGGGCGTTGCCGCGGCCGAGCTGTGCGAGGCGTTCGCGCGAACCTCGCCGCTCGGCCATTCGAGCGTGCTGCGCGGGCCGGTGGGCGAGCGGAATACCTACTCGATCGCCGCCAGGGGGCGCGTGCTGTGCGCCGCCGGATCGAAAGAGGGGCTGGCGGCCCAGATCGGCGCGGCTCTGTCGACCGGCAATGTCGCCATCGTGTGGCGGAGCACCTTCGCCGCCTTCTCGAGGCTGCCGGCCGATCTGCGCCAGTGCGTCGACGTCGTGCCGGACGACACGCTGCCCGATTGCGATGCGGCCCTGATCGAGGTCATGGATGACGCCGGCCGCGGTCTCGCACGCCGCATCGCGGCGCGCGAGGGCAGGATCATCCCGCTCTATCTCGGCAACGCCGCCGGATGCGCGATCGAGCAGCTGGTGCGGGAGCGGTCGGTCAGCGTCAACACCGCCGCGGCCGGCGGCAACGCGAGCCTGGTGTCGCTGTAG
- a CDS encoding terminase small subunit — MSSTRPLNSRQKRFVDGYLATLNAEKAYRRAGYATRGATGLPKRMFHLPAVRTAIEEGLARQAREIEIDSHRVIAQYKAVAFASIGDFVSIAPGGALSVSQSTINPASLPALASFDVREYRTPKARGGERVRRVRIGIACKLRALGELARHLGLFTARHGAAVTPSPDRAADPAPDGARPLDARRARFVDEFLRCGNATQAYVRAGHKAAHAHHHAWRLMARPEVRAAIETGRRRLVRQCEVHPQRVIAEFAAIGFGNVAHFMEFDDDGTARVDLSLALPEQIAALREIVIEEYCDRPPEDPRRVRRAHLKLASRQQALDALAQHLRLFDGSDAR; from the coding sequence ATGTCCAGCACACGTCCCCTCAATTCGCGCCAGAAACGCTTCGTTGACGGCTATCTCGCCACGCTCAACGCCGAAAAGGCCTATCGGCGCGCCGGCTATGCCACGCGCGGCGCGACCGGGCTGCCCAAGCGCATGTTCCACCTGCCCGCCGTGCGCACGGCGATCGAGGAGGGGCTGGCCCGCCAGGCACGCGAGATCGAGATCGACAGCCACCGGGTCATCGCGCAGTACAAGGCCGTGGCCTTCGCCAGTATCGGCGACTTCGTCTCCATCGCGCCTGGCGGAGCGCTCAGCGTCAGCCAGTCGACCATCAATCCGGCCAGCCTGCCGGCGCTGGCGAGCTTCGACGTGCGCGAGTATCGCACGCCCAAGGCGCGGGGCGGCGAGCGCGTGCGTCGGGTCAGGATCGGCATCGCCTGCAAGCTGCGGGCGCTGGGTGAGCTGGCGCGGCACCTCGGCCTGTTCACCGCCCGGCACGGCGCGGCGGTGACGCCATCACCCGACCGGGCGGCGGATCCGGCGCCCGACGGCGCGAGGCCCCTGGACGCGCGCCGCGCACGCTTCGTCGACGAGTTCCTGCGATGCGGCAACGCCACGCAGGCCTATGTCCGGGCCGGCCACAAGGCCGCGCATGCGCATCACCACGCGTGGCGCCTCATGGCGAGGCCGGAGGTCCGCGCCGCGATCGAGACCGGGCGCCGCCGCCTCGTCCGGCAGTGCGAGGTTCACCCCCAGCGGGTCATCGCCGAGTTCGCGGCAATCGGATTCGGCAACGTGGCGCATTTCATGGAGTTCGACGACGACGGCACCGCGCGCGTCGACCTGTCGCTCGCCCTGCCGGAGCAGATTGCCGCGCTGCGCGAGATCGTCATCGAGGAATACTGCGATCGCCCGCCCGAGGATCCGCGGCGCGTCAGGCGCGCCCATCTCAAGCTCGCCTCCAGGCAGCAGGCGCTCGACGCGCTGGCGCAGCATCTCCGGCTGTTCGACGGGAGCGACGCGCGGTAG